One Streptomyces sp. R28 DNA window includes the following coding sequences:
- the hemE gene encoding uroporphyrinogen decarboxylase, with product MSANQTPPTATYDSAFLKACRREPVPHTPVWFMRQAGRSLPEYRKVREGIPMLESCMRPELVTEITLQPVRRHDVDAAIYFSDIVVPLKAIGIDLDIKPGVGPVVENPIRTRADLAQLRDLTPEDVSYVTEAIGLLTRELGATPLIGFAGAPFTLASYLVEGGPSRTYENAKAMMYGDPELWADLLDRLADITAAFLKVQIEAGASAVQLFDSWVGSLAPADYRRSVMPHSAKVFQAVAGYGVPRIHFGVGTGELLKLMGEAGADVVGVDWRVPLDEAARRVGPGKALQGNLDPTVLFATPEAVETKTREVLDAAAGLEGHVFNLGHGVMPSTDPDALTRLVEYVHTRTAR from the coding sequence GTGAGTGCCAACCAGACGCCGCCGACAGCCACGTACGACTCCGCCTTCCTCAAGGCGTGCAGGCGCGAACCCGTGCCGCACACGCCCGTGTGGTTCATGCGGCAGGCCGGGCGCTCCCTGCCGGAGTACCGCAAGGTGCGCGAGGGCATCCCGATGCTCGAGTCGTGCATGCGGCCCGAGCTGGTCACCGAGATCACCCTGCAGCCCGTGCGCAGGCACGACGTGGACGCGGCGATCTACTTCAGCGACATCGTCGTCCCGCTCAAGGCCATCGGTATCGACCTCGACATCAAGCCCGGCGTCGGCCCGGTCGTCGAGAACCCGATCCGCACCCGCGCCGACCTGGCCCAGCTGCGCGATCTCACCCCCGAGGACGTCTCGTACGTCACGGAGGCCATCGGCCTGCTCACCCGCGAGCTCGGCGCCACCCCGCTCATCGGTTTCGCCGGCGCACCTTTCACCCTTGCGAGCTACCTCGTCGAGGGCGGCCCGTCCCGCACGTACGAGAACGCCAAGGCGATGATGTACGGCGACCCCGAGCTCTGGGCCGACCTGCTCGACCGCCTCGCCGACATCACGGCCGCCTTCCTCAAGGTCCAGATCGAGGCCGGCGCCTCCGCGGTCCAGCTCTTCGACTCCTGGGTCGGCTCCCTCGCCCCCGCCGACTACCGGCGCTCGGTGATGCCCCACTCGGCCAAGGTCTTCCAGGCGGTCGCCGGGTACGGCGTCCCGCGCATCCACTTCGGCGTCGGCACCGGTGAGCTGCTGAAGCTCATGGGCGAGGCCGGCGCGGACGTAGTCGGCGTCGACTGGCGTGTCCCGCTGGACGAGGCCGCCCGCCGCGTCGGCCCCGGCAAGGCGCTCCAGGGCAATCTCGACCCGACCGTTCTGTTCGCCACCCCCGAGGCGGTCGAGACCAAGACCCGCGAGGTGCTCGACGCCGCGGCCGGCCTGGAGGGCCACGTCTTCAACCTCGGCCACGGCGTCATGCCGTCCACCGACCCGGACGCGCTGACCCGGCTCGTCGAGTACGTCCACACGCGGACGGCCCGGTAA
- a CDS encoding rhomboid family intramembrane serine protease, giving the protein MVIPVHDVNPVRRTPWVTYALIAANVLVFLSTPGIAGSVAGESSLAQLCHLHAFLDHYAAVPRELIHDQLPRVVPTGEVAMGTQGPGCVIGAPEYDKSPVLSVVTAIFLHGSWLHLLGNMLFLLIFGNNIEDRMGHVRYVLFYVVCGYAASYGFAILNDDSAEPLIGASGAIAGVLGAYLVLYPKARVWVLVPFLIFLPLRLPAWLVLGFWFVLQAVYSSGEGVSDAGTVAYAAHIVGFLAGMALAWPLKPGTPPPPEPRGLLFGRRARPRQTW; this is encoded by the coding sequence GTGGTCATCCCCGTCCATGACGTGAACCCGGTGCGCCGCACCCCTTGGGTGACATACGCGCTGATCGCCGCGAACGTCCTCGTGTTCCTGTCCACGCCCGGCATAGCCGGCTCCGTGGCCGGTGAGAGCAGTCTGGCGCAGCTGTGCCATCTGCACGCGTTCCTGGACCATTACGCGGCGGTGCCAAGGGAGTTGATCCACGACCAGCTGCCGAGAGTGGTCCCCACGGGCGAGGTCGCCATGGGCACCCAGGGCCCCGGCTGTGTCATCGGCGCGCCGGAGTACGACAAGTCCCCGGTGCTGTCCGTCGTCACCGCGATATTCCTGCACGGCAGCTGGCTGCACCTGCTGGGCAACATGCTCTTCCTGCTGATCTTCGGCAACAACATCGAGGACCGCATGGGCCATGTGCGGTACGTGCTCTTCTACGTCGTCTGCGGCTACGCGGCGTCGTACGGCTTCGCGATCCTCAACGACGACTCCGCCGAGCCGTTGATCGGCGCGTCCGGGGCCATCGCGGGCGTACTGGGCGCCTATCTCGTGCTGTATCCGAAGGCGAGGGTGTGGGTCCTCGTGCCGTTCCTGATCTTCCTGCCGCTGCGGCTGCCGGCCTGGCTGGTGCTCGGCTTCTGGTTCGTGCTGCAGGCGGTGTACTCGTCCGGCGAGGGCGTCTCCGACGCGGGCACCGTGGCGTACGCGGCGCACATCGTGGGCTTCCTCGCGGGCATGGCGCTCGCCTGGCCGCTCAAACCGGGAACACCGCCGCCACCGGAACCACGCGGCCTGCTGTTCGGCAGGCGGGCGCGGCCCCGGCAGACATGGTGA
- a CDS encoding FAD-dependent oxidoreductase, with the protein MNMSALRGVSGTRERLVVIGGDAAGMSAASQARRLKSAEELEIVAFERGHFTSYSACGIPYWVGGDVPDRDQLIARTAEEHRARDIDLRMRTEVTEIDVADGRVRARDVDSGAESWTSYDKLVIATGARPIRPDMPGADAPGVHGVQTLDDGQALIDTLARTRGRRAVVVGAGYIGVEMAEALINRGYEVTVVNRGSEPMSTLDPDMGRLVHEAMEGLGITMVNDAEVTKILTGGDGRVRAVVTEAAEYPADVVVLGIGVRPETTLARAAGLPLGNHGGLLTDLAMRVRGHENIWAGGDCVEVLDLVSGQERHIALGTHANKHGQVIGTNAAGDYATFPGVVGTAVSKVCDLEIARTGLREKDARRAGLQYVTATIESTSRAGYYPSASMMTVKMLAERRTGRLLGVQIVGREGAGKRVDIAAVALTAGMTVEQMVSLDLGYAPPFSPVWDPVLVAARKAAKAVNAGPS; encoded by the coding sequence ATGAACATGAGCGCTTTGAGGGGTGTGTCGGGTACGCGGGAGCGACTGGTCGTGATCGGAGGCGACGCCGCGGGAATGTCCGCGGCGTCGCAGGCACGGCGCCTCAAGAGCGCCGAGGAGCTGGAGATCGTGGCGTTCGAACGCGGCCACTTCACCTCCTACTCGGCCTGCGGGATCCCGTACTGGGTGGGCGGCGACGTCCCCGACCGCGACCAGCTGATCGCCCGTACGGCCGAGGAGCACCGCGCGCGGGACATCGACCTGCGCATGCGGACGGAGGTCACGGAGATCGACGTGGCCGACGGCCGGGTACGCGCGCGTGACGTCGATTCCGGGGCCGAGTCCTGGACGTCGTACGACAAGCTCGTGATCGCGACCGGCGCCCGCCCGATCCGCCCCGACATGCCGGGCGCGGACGCCCCCGGCGTGCACGGCGTGCAGACCCTCGACGACGGCCAGGCCCTCATCGACACACTGGCACGCACGCGTGGGCGCCGAGCGGTCGTCGTGGGCGCCGGCTACATCGGCGTGGAGATGGCCGAGGCGCTCATCAACCGCGGCTACGAGGTGACGGTCGTCAACCGCGGCAGCGAGCCCATGTCGACGCTCGACCCGGACATGGGCCGCCTGGTGCACGAGGCCATGGAGGGCCTGGGCATCACGATGGTCAACGACGCCGAGGTGACCAAGATCCTCACGGGCGGGGACGGCCGCGTCCGCGCGGTGGTCACGGAGGCCGCCGAGTACCCCGCGGACGTGGTCGTCCTCGGCATCGGCGTACGCCCGGAGACCACGCTCGCGCGAGCCGCCGGCCTCCCCCTCGGCAACCACGGCGGCCTCCTGACCGACCTGGCCATGCGCGTGCGCGGCCACGAGAACATCTGGGCGGGCGGCGACTGCGTCGAGGTCCTCGACCTGGTCTCCGGCCAGGAACGCCACATCGCCCTCGGCACCCACGCCAACAAACACGGCCAGGTCATCGGCACGAACGCCGCCGGCGACTACGCCACCTTCCCCGGCGTAGTCGGCACGGCCGTCAGCAAGGTCTGCGACCTGGAGATCGCCCGCACGGGCCTGCGCGAGAAGGACGCGCGCAGGGCGGGCCTGCAGTACGTCACGGCGACGATCGAGTCCACCAGCAGGGCGGGCTACTACCCGAGCGCGTCGATGATGACGGTCAAGATGCTCGCCGAACGCCGCACGGGCCGCCTGCTGGGTGTGCAGATCGTGGGGAGGGAGGGCGCGGGCAAGCGGGTGGACATCGCGGCGGTCGCACTGACAGCGGGGATGACGGTGGAACAGATGGTGTCCCTGGACCTGGGTTACGCGCCTCCGTTCTCACCGGTGTGGGACCCGGTGCTGGTGGCAGCCAGGAAGGCGGCGAAGGCAGTGAACGCCGGCCCCTCATAA
- a CDS encoding DUF4349 domain-containing protein, with protein sequence MRARRSARSVRPVQALAGLLLAATLALTGCSGAADDSASGSNAGGEAALADSKAGAQEGAPGSGSRAAEASAAPKVTASHIIRTASLTVQVKDVPKALDEARATTENAGGYVGNETTTRDEEGHEHTRVVLRVPVDRYAEVLTDLEGAGKLIERSAKAQDVTDQVVDVESRIKSQRASVARIRELMDQATKLSDVVTLEGELSSRQADLESLLAQQASLKDRTSLATITLSLSETPVKKKAAKDDDPGFLDALGGGWGAFVTMLRWLAVAFGAVLPFAAVAALIVLVWLKVLRPRLPRRPAAAPATTALGPLPTARPAPTPTRAGDGRGAEQGGEQD encoded by the coding sequence ATGCGCGCACGACGCTCCGCACGATCCGTACGACCAGTCCAGGCCCTGGCCGGCCTCCTGCTGGCCGCGACCCTCGCGCTCACCGGCTGCAGCGGCGCTGCGGACGACTCGGCCTCCGGCAGCAACGCCGGGGGCGAGGCCGCCCTGGCGGACTCCAAGGCAGGTGCGCAGGAGGGCGCCCCGGGCAGCGGCTCCCGCGCCGCCGAGGCGAGCGCGGCGCCCAAGGTCACCGCGAGCCACATCATCCGTACGGCCTCGCTGACCGTGCAGGTCAAGGACGTACCGAAGGCCCTGGACGAGGCCCGCGCCACCACCGAGAACGCGGGCGGCTACGTCGGCAACGAGACCACCACACGGGACGAGGAGGGCCACGAGCACACCCGCGTCGTCCTGCGCGTGCCCGTGGACCGGTACGCGGAGGTCCTCACGGACCTGGAGGGCGCCGGCAAGCTGATCGAGCGCAGCGCGAAGGCGCAGGACGTCACCGATCAGGTCGTCGACGTGGAGAGCCGCATCAAGTCGCAGCGCGCCAGCGTGGCCCGGATCCGCGAGCTGATGGACCAGGCGACCAAGCTCAGCGACGTGGTCACGCTGGAGGGCGAACTGAGCTCCCGTCAGGCCGACCTGGAGTCGCTGCTCGCCCAGCAGGCGTCCCTGAAGGACCGCACCAGCCTCGCCACCATCACCCTCTCCCTGTCCGAGACGCCGGTGAAGAAGAAGGCCGCGAAGGACGACGACCCGGGCTTCCTGGACGCGCTCGGGGGCGGGTGGGGCGCGTTCGTGACGATGCTGCGCTGGCTCGCGGTGGCGTTCGGCGCCGTGCTGCCCTTCGCCGCGGTGGCCGCGCTGATCGTGCTGGTGTGGCTGAAGGTCCTGCGCCCCCGGCTGCCCCGCCGGCCGGCCGCCGCGCCCGCGACGACCGCGCTGGGCCCGCTGCCGACGGCCCGCCCGGCACCGACGCCCACGCGCGCGGGGGACGGGCGTGGCGCCGAACAGGGCGGCGAGCAGGACTGA
- the hemG gene encoding protoporphyrinogen oxidase yields the protein MREVETRTGTGRVVVIGGGIAGLAAAHRLLDAGRQVTVLEASDRVGGKLLPGEIAGARVDFGAESMLARRPEAVALAREVGLDEHLQPPATATASIWTRGALRPMPKGHVMGVPGTASALFGVLSDEGLARIERDADLPRTEVGDDVAVGEYVAARLGREVVDRLVEPLLGGVYAGDAYRISMRSAVPQLYQAARTHDSLTEAVREIQAKAAANQQTGPVFMGLEGGVGQLPLAVARSVRARGGEIVTGAPVTELRREAPAGWRVVAGDRVLHADAVVVAVPAPAAATLLRAEAPEAATELAGIEYASMALVTLAYRRSDTDLPAGSGFLVPPVDGRTIKASTFASQKWGWIADENPDVVVLRTSVGRYGETEILRHADDHLVEVSRRDLGEATGLDAAPLETRVTRWTDGLPQYPVGHHARVARIREHVAEVPGLAVCGAQYDGVGIPACIASAYAAVDQLAGDLRGVEELTAHPVQSLHGGAGE from the coding sequence ATGCGCGAAGTGGAGACTCGTACGGGCACGGGCCGGGTCGTTGTCATCGGAGGCGGCATCGCGGGGCTCGCGGCGGCCCACCGGCTGCTGGACGCCGGACGGCAGGTCACCGTCCTGGAGGCGTCGGACCGGGTCGGCGGCAAGCTGCTGCCCGGCGAGATCGCCGGTGCGCGCGTGGACTTCGGCGCCGAGTCGATGCTGGCCCGCCGCCCCGAGGCCGTCGCCCTCGCCCGCGAGGTGGGCCTCGACGAGCACCTCCAGCCGCCCGCCACCGCGACCGCCTCGATCTGGACCCGCGGTGCCCTGCGCCCCATGCCCAAGGGGCATGTGATGGGCGTCCCCGGCACCGCGTCCGCCCTCTTTGGCGTCCTGTCCGACGAGGGCCTGGCCCGCATCGAGCGCGACGCCGACCTGCCCCGCACCGAGGTCGGGGACGACGTGGCGGTCGGCGAGTACGTGGCGGCCCGCCTCGGCCGCGAGGTCGTCGACCGCCTGGTCGAGCCCCTGCTGGGCGGCGTCTACGCGGGCGACGCGTACCGCATCTCGATGCGCTCGGCCGTCCCGCAGCTCTACCAGGCCGCGCGGACGCACGACTCCCTGACGGAGGCGGTCCGCGAGATCCAGGCCAAGGCCGCCGCAAACCAGCAGACCGGGCCGGTGTTCATGGGCCTCGAGGGCGGCGTGGGCCAGCTCCCGCTCGCGGTCGCGCGGTCGGTGCGCGCGCGGGGCGGCGAGATCGTGACCGGGGCGCCGGTGACGGAGCTGCGCCGCGAGGCGCCCGCCGGCTGGCGAGTCGTCGCCGGTGACCGTGTGCTGCACGCCGACGCGGTCGTCGTCGCCGTACCCGCCCCGGCCGCCGCGACCCTCCTGCGCGCCGAGGCCCCCGAGGCCGCCACCGAGCTGGCCGGCATCGAGTACGCCTCCATGGCCCTGGTCACCCTCGCCTACCGCCGCTCCGACACCGACCTGCCCGCCGGCAGCGGCTTCCTCGTGCCGCCGGTCGACGGGCGCACCATCAAGGCGTCGACGTTCGCCTCCCAGAAGTGGGGCTGGATCGCCGACGAGAACCCGGACGTGGTCGTCCTGCGCACGTCCGTCGGGCGGTACGGCGAGACGGAGATCCTCCGACACGCCGACGACCACCTCGTCGAGGTCTCCCGGCGCGACCTCGGGGAAGCCACCGGCCTCGACGCGGCCCCCCTCGAAACCCGCGTCACCCGCTGGACCGACGGCCTGCCCCAGTACCCGGTCGGCCACCACGCGCGCGTGGCCCGCATCCGCGAGCACGTCGCCGAGGTGCCGGGCCTCGCCGTGTGCGGCGCGCAGTACGACGGCGTGGGCATCCCGGCGTGCATCGCGAGCGCGTACGCCGCCGTCGACCAGCTGGCCGGCGATCTGCGCGGTGTGGAGGAGCTCACCGCCCACCCGGTGCAGAGTCTGCACGGAGGAGCGGGAGAATAA
- the hemQ gene encoding hydrogen peroxide-dependent heme synthase, translating into MSDDAPTTESGRIPNKGKLAKDLNEVIRYTLWSVFKLKDVLPEDRAGYADEVQELFDQLAAKDVTIRGTYDVSGLRADADVMIWWHAETSDQLQEAYNLFRRTRLGRALEPVWSNMALHRPAEFNRSHIPAFLADETPRDYVSVYPFVRSYDWYLLPDEDRRRMLADHGKMARGYPDVRANTVASFSLGDYEWLLAFEADELYRIVDLMRHLRASEARMHVREEVPFYTGRRKSVAELVAGLA; encoded by the coding sequence ATGAGTGACGACGCCCCCACCACCGAGTCCGGCAGGATCCCGAACAAGGGCAAGCTGGCCAAGGACCTCAACGAGGTCATCCGCTACACCCTCTGGTCCGTCTTCAAGCTGAAGGACGTGCTCCCCGAGGACCGCGCGGGCTACGCCGACGAGGTCCAGGAGCTGTTCGACCAGCTCGCCGCCAAGGACGTGACGATCCGCGGCACGTACGACGTGTCCGGCCTGCGCGCCGACGCCGACGTCATGATCTGGTGGCACGCCGAGACCAGCGACCAGCTGCAGGAGGCGTACAACCTCTTCCGCCGCACCAGGCTGGGCCGCGCCCTGGAGCCGGTCTGGTCGAACATGGCGCTGCACCGCCCCGCCGAGTTCAACCGCTCGCACATCCCGGCGTTCCTCGCCGACGAGACGCCGCGCGACTATGTCAGCGTCTACCCCTTCGTGCGCTCCTACGACTGGTACCTGCTGCCCGACGAGGACCGCCGCCGTATGCTCGCCGACCACGGCAAGATGGCCCGCGGCTACCCGGACGTGCGCGCCAACACGGTCGCCTCGTTCTCGCTGGGCGACTACGAGTGGCTCCTCGCCTTCGAGGCCGATGAGCTCTACCGCATCGTCGACCTCATGCGCCACCTGCGGGCTTCCGAGGCCCGGATGCACGTCCGCGAAGAGGTGCCGTTCTACACCGGGCGCCGGAAGTCCGTGGCGGAGTTGGTTGCGGGGCTTGCCTGA
- a CDS encoding alpha/beta hydrolase, which yields MRAPALYSAAGAMLLTTLSAAPAGSTGAVAPGADERHGTTVAVARAEAAGLTFGNCPKKHGLPDSVKCGTVSVPLDYAHPDGKQIKLTVSRMRATHKDPHNSKRRVPSQGALVYNPGGPGASSLYFPLIGVLPAWKRLAGAYDLVGYAPRGVGPSAPLSCQDPKQLAKGPSHAPTYPSESYKKERIARAKAYARGCAQRTGSALRHYNSLNNARDLDVLRAALGQEKLTFMGASYGTYFGAVYATLFPSHVRRMVFDSAVNPDPAQVWYRNNLAQSAAFEGRWEDFREWVAKHHDVYGLGDTSDEVLRNYEKARARLAVKPAGGKVGTGQLQEAFLQTGYYDDYWPARAQALSAYLKGDAKPLVELAAPATEAAAAGEDENSSAVYTAVECNDAPWPTDWAVWDRDNTRLARVAPFETWDNVWMTLPCAYWQAPRQEPVDVRTGPGELPPILILAAERDAATPYDGALEMHRRLAGSVLVTERDAGTHGIAYGPNTCVNGHLDAYLLEGRLPARRAACEGHPEPKPERPGDPEAKKLRRQTDTNPGGRPQETAAARLPH from the coding sequence ATGAGAGCTCCCGCCCTCTATTCGGCCGCCGGGGCCATGCTCCTGACGACCCTCTCCGCCGCCCCGGCCGGCAGCACCGGGGCCGTCGCCCCGGGCGCCGACGAGCGGCACGGCACGACGGTGGCCGTGGCGCGTGCCGAGGCGGCCGGTCTCACCTTCGGCAACTGCCCGAAGAAGCACGGACTGCCGGACAGCGTGAAGTGCGGCACGGTGTCCGTCCCGCTCGACTACGCGCATCCCGACGGCAAGCAGATCAAGCTCACCGTCAGCCGGATGCGGGCCACCCACAAGGACCCGCACAACAGCAAGCGCCGGGTGCCGAGCCAGGGTGCCCTGGTCTACAACCCGGGCGGACCGGGCGCCTCCAGCCTGTACTTCCCGCTGATCGGTGTCCTGCCCGCGTGGAAGCGGCTGGCGGGCGCGTACGACCTCGTCGGCTACGCCCCGCGCGGAGTGGGACCTTCGGCGCCGCTGTCCTGCCAGGACCCCAAGCAGCTCGCCAAGGGGCCCTCGCATGCGCCGACGTACCCCTCGGAGTCGTACAAGAAGGAGCGCATCGCCCGCGCGAAGGCCTACGCCCGCGGCTGCGCCCAGCGCACGGGCAGCGCCCTGCGGCACTACAACTCCCTCAACAACGCCCGTGACCTGGACGTCCTGCGCGCCGCACTGGGCCAGGAGAAGCTGACGTTCATGGGCGCGTCGTACGGCACCTACTTCGGCGCGGTGTACGCGACTCTCTTCCCCTCACACGTGCGGCGGATGGTGTTCGACTCGGCGGTGAACCCCGACCCCGCGCAGGTCTGGTACCGCAACAACCTCGCCCAGTCGGCCGCGTTCGAAGGGCGGTGGGAGGACTTCCGGGAGTGGGTCGCCAAGCACCACGACGTCTACGGGCTCGGTGACACCTCCGACGAGGTGCTGCGCAACTACGAGAAGGCGCGGGCGCGGCTGGCCGTGAAGCCGGCGGGCGGGAAGGTCGGGACCGGGCAGTTGCAGGAGGCGTTCCTGCAGACCGGTTACTACGACGACTACTGGCCCGCGCGGGCGCAGGCGCTGTCGGCGTATCTGAAGGGTGATGCGAAGCCGCTGGTCGAGCTGGCCGCACCGGCGACGGAGGCAGCGGCGGCGGGCGAGGACGAGAACTCGAGCGCGGTGTACACGGCCGTGGAGTGCAACGACGCGCCCTGGCCGACGGACTGGGCGGTCTGGGACCGGGACAACACGCGGCTCGCGCGCGTGGCGCCGTTCGAGACCTGGGACAACGTGTGGATGACCCTGCCGTGCGCCTACTGGCAGGCACCCCGGCAGGAGCCCGTCGACGTGCGGACGGGGCCGGGTGAGCTGCCGCCGATTCTGATCCTGGCCGCCGAGCGGGACGCGGCCACGCCGTACGACGGGGCACTGGAGATGCACCGGCGCCTGGCGGGCTCGGTCCTGGTGACCGAGCGGGACGCCGGCACGCACGGCATCGCGTACGGCCCGAACACCTGCGTCAACGGCCACCTCGACGCCTACCTGCTGGAGGGCCGCCTCCCGGCGCGACGCGCGGCGTGCGAGGGGCACCCCGAGCCGAAGCCGGAGCGCCCGGGCGACCCCGAGGCGAAGAAGCTGCGCCGGCAGACCGACACGAACCCGGGCGGCCGGCCCCAGGAGACCGCGGCCGCCCGGCTACCGCACTGA
- a CDS encoding TIGR04222 domain-containing membrane protein, with translation MFWVLLLLLAWAVAGTACTRLCLAAVHAAATETKEATAGRGHDLTLYEAAFLSGGPRRVADLTLVSMARQRRLLLARTGWATVVDPRGRDEMERSVIGAIGPQGQSRIEPVRDAAAAADAVGSLADRLVSAGLAVPDGTRSGIAAGVRQVQLAAVVVLALGAVALLAPAQSDMPAHLVALWFALPFVLTLSCLAIARVEIHPYAQWASPAGQRLLSGLIRRSRGGDDRTCLTAVAVRGVRAIGEPDLRAAFAHREPHHETSHRSE, from the coding sequence ATGTTCTGGGTGCTTCTCCTGCTGCTGGCCTGGGCCGTCGCCGGCACCGCGTGCACGCGGCTGTGTCTGGCTGCCGTGCACGCCGCAGCCACGGAAACAAAAGAGGCGACCGCAGGCCGGGGGCATGATCTGACGTTGTACGAGGCCGCGTTCCTGTCCGGCGGCCCCCGGCGGGTCGCCGATCTGACCCTCGTCTCCATGGCGCGGCAGCGGCGGCTGCTGCTCGCGCGCACCGGCTGGGCGACGGTCGTCGACCCGCGGGGCCGGGACGAGATGGAACGCTCGGTGATAGGGGCGATCGGGCCGCAGGGCCAGTCCCGGATCGAGCCGGTACGGGACGCCGCGGCCGCCGCCGACGCGGTCGGCAGCCTCGCCGACCGGCTGGTCAGCGCGGGACTCGCCGTGCCCGACGGAACGCGCAGCGGGATCGCGGCCGGGGTCCGGCAGGTGCAGCTCGCCGCGGTGGTCGTCCTGGCGCTGGGGGCGGTCGCCCTGCTGGCGCCGGCCCAGTCGGACATGCCGGCGCATCTGGTCGCCCTCTGGTTCGCGCTCCCCTTCGTGCTCACCCTGAGCTGCCTCGCCATCGCCCGGGTCGAGATCCACCCGTACGCGCAATGGGCCTCCCCCGCGGGGCAGCGGCTGCTCAGTGGCCTGATCCGGCGGTCCCGAGGCGGGGACGACCGTACGTGCCTGACCGCCGTCGCCGTACGGGGCGTACGTGCGATCGGCGAGCCGGACCTGCGCGCGGCGTTCGCGCACCGCGAGCCGCACCATGAGACATCGCACCGGAGCGAGTGA
- a CDS encoding DUF4142 domain-containing protein produces MRPRPPINGRGIFSGTGLIITGLTATLLAMIFPIWSYADRSGTGLDVLNAGTVSTGYGPLSALDRDFITKVRLAGLWELPAGRQAQQKGMTPAVRTAGRHLIEGHAFLDERVRDVAAKLSLQLPNEPTEQQQEWLATLNSAQGVEYDRQFANILRLAHGKVFSVVAQVRAGTRNSLVRKLADDANTTVLDHITVLEATGYVDYDALARDMVADSTPPLTPPPAPPGPTADPAPATPMTPPPSPTYTLPPAATSPRAADTEGS; encoded by the coding sequence ATGCGACCGCGACCCCCCATCAACGGCAGAGGCATCTTCAGCGGCACCGGGCTCATCATCACGGGCCTGACGGCGACACTGCTGGCGATGATCTTCCCGATCTGGTCGTACGCCGACCGGTCCGGGACCGGTCTGGACGTACTCAACGCCGGGACCGTCTCGACCGGGTACGGACCGCTGTCCGCCCTCGACCGCGACTTCATCACGAAGGTCCGGCTGGCCGGGCTGTGGGAGCTGCCCGCCGGCCGGCAGGCGCAGCAGAAGGGCATGACGCCGGCCGTACGGACCGCGGGGCGGCACCTGATCGAGGGGCACGCGTTCCTGGACGAGCGGGTGCGTGACGTCGCCGCCAAGCTCAGCCTGCAGCTGCCCAACGAACCCACCGAGCAGCAGCAGGAGTGGCTGGCCACCCTGAACTCGGCCCAAGGCGTCGAGTACGACCGGCAGTTCGCCAACATTCTGCGGCTGGCGCACGGCAAGGTGTTCTCCGTCGTCGCCCAGGTGCGGGCCGGCACACGCAACTCCCTCGTGCGCAAGCTGGCCGACGACGCCAACACCACGGTGCTGGACCACATCACGGTCCTGGAGGCCACCGGTTACGTCGACTACGACGCCCTGGCCCGGGACATGGTCGCCGACAGCACCCCTCCGCTCACCCCGCCCCCCGCCCCGCCGGGCCCGACCGCCGACCCCGCGCCGGCCACGCCGATGACACCGCCCCCGTCCCCGACGTACACCCTCCCACCAGCCGCGACCAGCCCACGCGCAGCGGACACCGAGGGCTCCTGA